From one Brevinematia bacterium genomic stretch:
- a CDS encoding M23 family metallopeptidase, translated as MSIREQLVVINSTVNRRKRLRFLRESLEEKSLSSVLLIVSLIFITISVYTITSQILVFSNSSLEKLIMEISWRYVNPTDEPIILKEYTIKKGDTLYSISKNIGASISTLVSLNRLSSQSLLPGKKLLFSEKDVVRHTGSKFSVFDVGRKYKVHPYEVFVANGYRLTFENECLVPGVQLSWNQIREILGIGFLKPLLGRFTSGFGYRRHPILKVRKFHSGLDISAPYGSKVKASMSGIVQKTGYDEDGYGYYIVIKHQDNTKTLYGHLSEILVNEGQKVSRGQVIGKVGTTGMTTGPHLHFEVIKNNRKVNPRKYIIR; from the coding sequence ATGAGCATAAGAGAACAACTAGTAGTAATAAACTCAACTGTCAATAGAAGAAAGAGACTAAGATTCCTTAGAGAATCATTGGAAGAAAAAAGTCTAAGTTCGGTTCTACTGATAGTATCTCTCATATTTATCACAATAAGTGTATATACAATCACATCCCAAATTTTAGTTTTCAGCAACAGTAGCTTAGAAAAATTAATTATGGAAATCTCCTGGAGATATGTAAACCCAACAGATGAGCCAATAATCCTCAAGGAATATACAATCAAGAAAGGTGATACCCTTTACTCTATATCAAAGAATATAGGCGCTTCCATAAGCACTTTAGTTTCTTTGAATAGGCTATCATCCCAATCTCTTTTGCCCGGAAAGAAGCTTCTATTTTCAGAAAAGGATGTGGTAAGACACACTGGCAGTAAATTTTCAGTTTTTGATGTTGGTAGAAAATACAAAGTGCACCCATACGAAGTATTTGTAGCAAACGGCTATAGGTTAACTTTTGAAAATGAATGCCTAGTTCCGGGAGTACAACTTAGTTGGAACCAGATAAGAGAAATACTAGGTATAGGCTTTCTTAAGCCATTACTTGGGAGATTTACATCAGGATTTGGCTACAGGAGACATCCCATCTTAAAGGTAAGAAAATTTCACTCGGGGTTGGACATATCTGCTCCCTATGGCTCAAAAGTCAAAGCATCAATGTCTGGAATTGTTCAAAAGACAGGATATGACGAAGATGGATATGGATATTACATTGTCATAAAACACCAAGATAATACAAAAACCTTATACGGTCATCTGTCGGAAATACTTGTTAATGAAGGACAGAAGGTAAGTAGAGGCCAGGTAATAGGCAAAGTCGGAACCACAGGCATGACTACAGGCCCTCATCTGCACTTTGAAGTGATAAAAAATAACAGAAAGGTAAACCCGAGAAAGTATATCATCAGGTAA
- a CDS encoding DHH family phosphoesterase — MRKKILQDFINEANLRSKEAKEAEDLLDKIFSFLNDEELFYTLNPSISSMFSPFLFRDMFKSCDRIIKALSNNENILIFGDRDADGIIGTFILKNFLDEFKLHFNSSSEVFYEVPEENEVYGIVPECVESYRDRVSLIITVDNGISALDAAKRASELGVDMIITDHHQPYEDGILKFAFSVINPKMEGVGVYLSGAGVVFFLVLGLLILYFYKGIRLNSIFFFSDTSEFLLLEIEDFVSKVTTVGMNEISNLISSREKENFVFIDAEHLKSVSALIPNLHSFVGKHFLINCIAKGLGLGKQDFSALCNKFRVADFCGLPEVLTKVLFLMHILGKTEIKKYLDRYLPLVGLTVLSDSMPFLSYNKFFVREATERISKVDVDSVRFIVSCRVGKDRVSVNDLVMKVIPFVNSAGRMGRAGKVVELLLEKDLKEIKKLFGELEKLDFKRKEIATRFISSISEKIGKESVFVEPSLERGVISLISTKISSKVNFPVVVMSNGGNGDDFFGSARFRKGDVFSIMKSLSHYFKSFAGHKSAVGFVISKEKIDDFIRDFLAIDYTKFYEQVLPIMRIRILDFHRNYARLFYLVEPLNEELRPVFEDEVVLLDYKKDFLPDSYSVKIGDLWFTTVCNEEKVRSSLSKSVRILYSYEFRFDNELQQELFCPKILEIK, encoded by the coding sequence ATGCGCAAGAAGATACTGCAGGACTTCATAAATGAAGCAAATCTACGTAGTAAGGAAGCTAAGGAAGCTGAGGATTTGCTTGATAAGATTTTTAGCTTTTTAAACGATGAAGAGCTTTTTTATACCTTAAATCCCAGTATATCTTCAATGTTTTCACCCTTTCTTTTTAGAGATATGTTTAAAAGTTGTGATAGGATAATTAAGGCCCTTAGTAACAATGAGAATATACTGATATTTGGTGATAGGGATGCTGATGGAATTATTGGGACTTTTATACTTAAAAACTTTTTAGATGAGTTCAAGTTGCATTTTAACTCATCGTCAGAGGTGTTTTACGAAGTTCCTGAAGAGAATGAAGTCTATGGTATAGTTCCAGAGTGTGTTGAGAGCTATAGGGATAGGGTATCTTTGATAATCACGGTGGATAACGGAATATCTGCATTGGATGCTGCAAAGAGAGCTTCAGAGTTAGGTGTTGATATGATAATTACCGATCATCATCAGCCTTACGAAGATGGAATTTTAAAATTTGCTTTTTCTGTAATCAATCCAAAGATGGAGGGGGTTGGTGTTTACCTTTCTGGAGCTGGGGTTGTATTTTTCCTAGTGTTAGGCTTGCTGATACTATACTTTTACAAAGGTATCAGGCTAAACTCAATATTCTTTTTTTCTGACACCTCCGAGTTTCTACTGTTGGAGATTGAAGACTTTGTATCCAAAGTGACTACGGTGGGTATGAATGAAATTTCTAATCTCATCTCTTCTAGGGAGAAGGAGAATTTTGTATTTATTGATGCTGAACACTTAAAGTCGGTTTCTGCACTTATTCCTAACCTACATAGCTTTGTTGGTAAGCACTTTTTGATTAACTGTATTGCCAAAGGTCTTGGTCTGGGTAAACAGGATTTTAGTGCTTTGTGTAATAAGTTTAGAGTAGCGGATTTCTGTGGACTTCCAGAGGTTTTGACCAAAGTGCTTTTTCTTATGCATATTCTAGGGAAGACTGAGATAAAAAAGTATCTTGATAGGTATCTTCCTCTGGTAGGTTTGACGGTTCTTTCGGATAGTATGCCGTTCCTTTCGTACAACAAATTTTTTGTGAGAGAGGCTACTGAGAGAATAAGTAAGGTTGACGTTGACAGTGTTCGTTTTATTGTGTCTTGTAGAGTTGGCAAGGATAGGGTGAGCGTCAATGATCTTGTGATGAAAGTGATTCCGTTTGTAAATTCTGCTGGGAGGATGGGTAGAGCGGGTAAAGTAGTAGAATTGCTCTTAGAGAAGGACTTGAAGGAAATAAAAAAGCTTTTCGGGGAGTTAGAGAAACTGGACTTCAAGAGAAAAGAGATTGCAACTAGGTTTATTTCTTCTATTTCCGAAAAGATTGGAAAAGAGAGTGTTTTTGTTGAACCTTCTCTTGAAAGAGGGGTAATAAGTCTTATTTCTACGAAAATTTCAAGTAAGGTTAATTTCCCAGTGGTTGTTATGAGTAATGGAGGTAATGGGGATGACTTTTTCGGGTCAGCTAGATTCAGAAAGGGAGATGTCTTCTCTATTATGAAGTCGTTATCACACTATTTCAAAAGCTTTGCTGGTCATAAGAGTGCGGTGGGATTTGTAATATCTAAAGAAAAGATTGATGATTTTATTAGAGATTTCCTCGCTATTGACTATACAAAGTTCTACGAGCAGGTATTACCCATTATGAGGATAAGAATTTTAGACTTTCACAGAAACTACGCTCGTCTTTTCTACTTAGTAGAACCATTAAATGAAGAACTTAGGCCTGTGTTTGAAGATGAGGTGGTATTGCTTGACTATAAGAAAGATTTCTTACCTGACTCGTATAGCGTTAAAATAGGTGATTTATGGTTTACCACAGTTTGCAATGAAGAAAAGGTAAGGTCATCGTTGTCAAAAAGTGTCAGAATACTCTACTCTTACGAGTTTAGATTTGACAATGAACTTCAGCAGGAGCTGTTTTGTCCGAAAATTTTGGAGATCAAGTAA
- a CDS encoding metal-sensitive transcriptional regulator, which translates to MDDVKKNLIFRLNRVKGQIDGIIRMIEEGDDCQSVFQQFKAAYNALKSAGVDFVVDNINRCLSVEDKKRVEKLLKRVLED; encoded by the coding sequence ATGGACGATGTGAAAAAAAATCTGATATTCAGGCTAAACAGGGTAAAAGGGCAAATTGACGGTATTATCAGAATGATAGAAGAAGGTGATGACTGTCAGTCGGTTTTTCAGCAGTTTAAGGCTGCTTACAATGCCCTTAAGAGCGCCGGTGTGGATTTTGTCGTAGACAACATAAACAGGTGCCTGAGCGTTGAAGATAAAAAAAGAGTGGAGAAGCTACTAAAAAGGGTTTTGGAAGATTAA
- the alaS gene encoding alanine--tRNA ligase, with protein MKSLSSTEIRKVFLEFFESKGHKVVESSPLIPADDPTLLFTTAGMVQFKPYFLREKMPPFSRATSVQKCLRAGGKASDLENVGKTPRHHTFFEMLGNFSFGDYFKKEAIEFAWEFVTQVVEIDKDLLYVSIYKDDNEAFEIWNKRIGIDSSRIVRFGEKDNFWGPPGDEGPCGPCSEIYIDLRDRWGYDKDSCRSPENCEGFLEFWNLVFMQYYQDRSGNRTELEFKGIDTGMGLERLAMILQEKKSVYETDIFKPIIKKICEETNKKYEKDNIFAINVIADHARAITFVGAEGIYPSNEGRGYVIRRILRRALRYASKIGIEQPIVYKVIDGVVEAMGKTYPEIIDKKEAVKKVIKLEEERYFKNLSKGVKYLSEIIVKVRELGRDVLPGEEVFKLYDSMGIPLDVIEDVCEDERIRIDWAKFNELMEEQRQRGKLSWKKEEKFDFSPIVKQETVTKYVGEDYFEYESRIKGIYVREGESFSKRELLSEGEIGVLISEETPFYGEGGGQVGDIGMIFSDENTIFVLDTLKENDVYLHIVRVSKGSFKVGDKIKMTVDVNRKQSIAKHHTATHILHFSLRKILGDHVAQAGSLVEPNRLRFDFSHYSGLTPEDIKKVEDEANEIVLRNIEVVKKYLPKSEALKSGALAFFGDKYGDIVRVVEIPGFSKEFCGGTHVNRTGDIGLIKIIDEKAIASGVRRIEAVAGKSSLEEFRKYYEVAEAVSKQLGVRVENIPQRVEGLIKRIKELERSKIHSGKQIALEDLSRDIEEIGKYKLVFQHFGDADASSLGAVVDKVKEKIENVVIFLSAESEKNISFVCGTNVNELDLRNIVKELEKVGVRGGGRKDFIRGGIAKESNLAEIKNEVIRLLTNYYS; from the coding sequence ATGAAGAGCTTGTCAAGCACTGAAATAAGAAAAGTATTTTTGGAATTTTTTGAAAGCAAAGGACACAAAGTAGTTGAGAGCAGTCCACTTATACCTGCAGATGATCCTACGCTTCTATTTACCACAGCAGGTATGGTTCAATTCAAACCATACTTTCTAAGAGAGAAAATGCCACCTTTTAGCAGAGCAACATCGGTTCAGAAATGTCTTAGAGCTGGTGGGAAAGCTAGCGATCTTGAAAATGTTGGTAAAACCCCTAGACATCACACCTTCTTTGAAATGCTTGGTAACTTCTCCTTTGGCGATTATTTCAAGAAAGAGGCAATAGAATTTGCATGGGAGTTTGTGACACAGGTGGTTGAGATTGACAAAGACCTTCTCTATGTAAGTATCTATAAAGACGATAATGAGGCATTTGAGATATGGAACAAGCGTATAGGAATTGATTCTAGTAGAATTGTAAGATTTGGCGAGAAGGATAACTTCTGGGGACCACCAGGGGACGAAGGTCCTTGCGGACCTTGCTCCGAAATCTACATTGACCTTAGAGATAGGTGGGGATACGATAAAGATAGCTGTAGATCTCCCGAGAACTGCGAAGGATTTCTGGAATTCTGGAACCTTGTCTTTATGCAATACTACCAAGACAGAAGTGGTAATAGAACCGAGCTAGAGTTTAAGGGAATAGACACAGGAATGGGACTGGAAAGATTAGCTATGATATTACAAGAGAAAAAGAGTGTTTACGAAACTGATATCTTCAAACCTATAATAAAAAAGATATGCGAAGAAACCAATAAGAAGTATGAGAAGGACAACATTTTCGCAATAAACGTAATAGCAGATCACGCAAGAGCAATAACTTTTGTAGGAGCAGAAGGAATATATCCATCAAACGAAGGCAGAGGATATGTCATAAGAAGGATCCTGAGAAGGGCACTAAGGTATGCAAGTAAAATAGGAATAGAACAACCTATAGTTTATAAGGTCATTGATGGGGTTGTTGAAGCTATGGGCAAAACTTACCCTGAGATAATAGACAAAAAGGAAGCAGTGAAGAAAGTAATAAAACTTGAAGAAGAAAGATACTTCAAAAACCTAAGTAAGGGTGTCAAATACCTTTCGGAAATCATTGTAAAGGTAAGAGAGCTTGGAAGAGATGTTTTACCTGGAGAGGAAGTTTTCAAGTTATATGACTCAATGGGAATACCTCTAGATGTAATTGAAGATGTTTGCGAGGACGAAAGAATTAGAATTGACTGGGCAAAATTCAATGAACTTATGGAAGAACAAAGACAAAGAGGTAAACTTAGCTGGAAGAAGGAAGAAAAATTTGATTTCTCACCTATTGTTAAGCAGGAAACAGTAACAAAGTATGTTGGAGAAGATTACTTTGAATACGAATCTAGAATAAAGGGAATCTACGTAAGGGAAGGCGAGAGCTTCTCCAAAAGGGAACTGCTTAGCGAGGGTGAGATTGGAGTTTTAATTTCCGAAGAAACTCCGTTTTATGGAGAAGGAGGCGGTCAAGTAGGTGATATAGGGATGATCTTCTCTGATGAGAATACTATCTTCGTTCTGGATACTCTTAAAGAGAATGATGTCTACCTACACATAGTCAGAGTTAGCAAGGGTAGCTTCAAGGTAGGTGATAAAATTAAGATGACAGTAGATGTAAACAGAAAACAAAGCATTGCTAAACATCATACTGCTACCCATATACTTCATTTCTCGCTAAGAAAGATACTTGGTGATCATGTAGCTCAAGCTGGTTCGTTGGTTGAACCTAATAGGTTAAGGTTTGACTTTTCGCATTACTCTGGCCTTACACCAGAGGATATAAAAAAAGTTGAGGATGAGGCAAACGAGATTGTTCTCAGGAACATAGAAGTTGTGAAGAAGTATTTACCGAAAAGTGAAGCGCTAAAAAGTGGAGCTCTTGCGTTTTTTGGAGATAAATACGGAGATATTGTCAGAGTTGTTGAGATACCAGGCTTTTCAAAAGAGTTTTGTGGAGGAACACATGTAAACAGAACTGGTGATATAGGACTGATAAAGATAATAGACGAAAAAGCAATAGCTTCAGGTGTAAGGAGAATAGAGGCAGTTGCAGGTAAATCTTCATTGGAAGAGTTCAGAAAGTATTACGAAGTTGCTGAAGCTGTTTCTAAACAACTTGGGGTTAGGGTGGAAAATATACCTCAGAGAGTGGAAGGTTTAATAAAAAGAATAAAAGAGTTAGAAAGATCAAAGATTCATTCTGGAAAGCAAATAGCCTTAGAAGACCTCAGCAGAGATATTGAGGAAATAGGGAAATATAAACTTGTTTTTCAACACTTTGGTGATGCTGACGCTAGTTCTTTAGGAGCAGTTGTGGATAAGGTTAAGGAAAAAATTGAAAACGTTGTGATATTTCTATCTGCTGAAAGTGAAAAGAATATCAGTTTTGTTTGTGGAACAAACGTCAACGAATTGGATCTGAGAAATATAGTGAAGGAACTAGAAAAAGTTGGAGTGAGAGGTGGTGGAAGAAAGGACTTCATAAGAGGCGGAATAGCAAAGGAAAGTAACCTTGCGGAAATCAAAAACGAGGTTATCAGACTTCTAACAAACTATTACAGTTAA
- the tmk gene encoding dTMP kinase encodes MVIVFEGIDGSGKTTISNMIFNEISQVFPGEVFWFSEPSPTELGKHLKDILTLERFKLSIPEQLLLFTADRMWLLRNYVIPYSRENKIILMDRSFVSTYAYQVMNVEDEETCRILVDLTEHSIRDFYIDILFYLDCPSEISLGRIKVKDGIESRGVDFIEKVRRNYLAFLQTPHEHIRKVVVINATEDLENVYQKVRGVILDHIGYIT; translated from the coding sequence ATGGTTATAGTCTTTGAAGGAATAGACGGAAGTGGTAAAACTACGATCTCAAATATGATTTTTAACGAAATCAGTCAAGTGTTTCCAGGAGAAGTATTTTGGTTTTCAGAACCAAGTCCCACTGAACTAGGAAAACATCTAAAGGATATTCTAACCCTTGAAAGATTTAAACTTAGTATACCCGAACAGCTACTTCTTTTCACAGCAGATAGGATGTGGTTACTAAGAAACTATGTAATTCCATACAGCAGGGAAAATAAAATAATACTTATGGATAGATCTTTTGTCTCAACTTATGCATACCAGGTGATGAATGTTGAGGATGAAGAAACTTGCAGAATACTTGTTGATCTTACAGAACATTCTATTAGAGATTTCTACATAGACATTCTATTCTACCTTGATTGCCCCTCCGAAATATCTTTGGGCAGGATAAAGGTCAAAGATGGTATTGAGAGCAGAGGAGTAGATTTTATTGAGAAGGTTAGAAGAAATTACTTAGCTTTTCTACAAACCCCTCACGAACATATAAGAAAAGTTGTAGTTATAAATGCAACTGAAGATCTAGAAAATGTTTATCAGAAAGTTAGAGGTGTGATATTGGATCACATTGGATATATAACCTAA
- a CDS encoding pitrilysin family protein → MKFVKTLVLTLVLLSLLAVYVFGDGPMGLDLEEFYLDNGLKVILVKRDVLPVVSIQLWYKVGAGLEVDGKSGIAHFLEHMAFKGTKNLKPGEFSRIIRSLGGEDNAATSWDYTMYYVDIPSKHTVRILRMLKEIMFDVVFDEREFQSEKKVILEERRMRYEDDPFGQFFEDFLGNSFRKISYRRPVIGWEEDIRNLTLQDLISFYNTFYSPKNAVLIVVGNIEKDILKKEIREIFNESSKNFSQKEAEVEKVDEFGSGKVEFKTIRKDANSKSVIVGFRTQSYRASPKEAVTFEVLSYILADGRKSKLYKDLVVNKKLASSVNGGTMMGKYPFLTYFFLVLNPDVEVERAKKELLESLNLAVKGGITDDEIITAKKKIKARMVYEFEKNHGIASSLGWSEVVLGNYKELEKFMTIVDEITKEDIIKAFEKYFSENNLIIGSLESS, encoded by the coding sequence ATGAAGTTTGTTAAGACTTTAGTTTTAACTTTGGTTTTGCTTTCCTTATTAGCAGTTTATGTCTTTGGAGACGGGCCTATGGGACTAGATTTAGAGGAGTTTTATTTAGACAATGGTTTGAAGGTTATACTTGTGAAGAGGGATGTATTGCCTGTTGTTTCCATCCAATTGTGGTATAAGGTTGGAGCAGGGTTAGAAGTAGATGGTAAGTCTGGAATAGCACACTTTCTTGAGCATATGGCTTTTAAGGGGACAAAAAATCTAAAGCCTGGTGAGTTTTCAAGAATAATAAGATCATTAGGAGGCGAAGATAATGCAGCTACTTCGTGGGACTACACGATGTACTACGTTGATATCCCTTCAAAGCATACTGTTAGGATCTTGCGTATGCTTAAGGAGATAATGTTTGATGTTGTGTTTGACGAAAGGGAATTTCAGAGCGAGAAAAAGGTCATTCTAGAGGAAAGAAGGATGAGGTATGAGGATGATCCATTTGGGCAATTTTTTGAGGATTTCCTTGGTAATTCTTTTAGAAAGATAAGCTACCGTCGTCCTGTAATAGGCTGGGAGGAAGATATAAGAAACCTGACGTTGCAAGACTTAATCAGTTTCTATAACACTTTTTACTCACCAAAGAATGCAGTATTAATTGTTGTTGGTAACATTGAGAAGGATATACTGAAAAAAGAGATTCGTGAGATCTTTAATGAGTCCTCTAAGAACTTTTCGCAAAAAGAAGCCGAGGTTGAAAAAGTAGATGAGTTTGGAAGTGGCAAGGTAGAGTTCAAAACAATAAGAAAGGATGCTAATTCTAAATCTGTCATTGTCGGTTTTAGGACACAGTCTTATAGAGCTTCACCGAAGGAAGCTGTAACGTTTGAAGTTCTTTCGTACATCCTTGCAGATGGTAGGAAGTCGAAACTGTATAAAGATCTCGTGGTTAATAAAAAACTTGCATCTAGTGTGAATGGTGGAACAATGATGGGTAAGTATCCTTTCCTAACATACTTTTTTCTTGTCCTAAATCCTGATGTTGAAGTAGAGAGAGCGAAAAAGGAACTTCTGGAGTCACTCAACTTAGCAGTCAAAGGAGGAATAACTGATGATGAGATAATTACTGCAAAGAAGAAGATAAAGGCTCGTATGGTGTATGAGTTTGAAAAAAACCATGGCATCGCATCTTCACTAGGCTGGAGTGAGGTTGTGTTAGGAAACTACAAAGAATTAGAAAAATTTATGACCATTGTTGATGAGATAACCAAAGAGGATATTATTAAAGCTTTTGAGAAATACTTTTCCGAGAATAATCTGATAATAGGATCTCTTGAAAGTTCATAA
- a CDS encoding PilZ domain-containing protein — protein MEEEIFETQKIISFLKRVRSINLAIDTIYKNVKTKSSVRYVGEYSFEIYCKEPLTITEPTIELEIALENKIYHIKTEILNKRENILLLMLPTRISIWTKRKFPRKNVYGKLYLGVSFIKQLDYPSVASMEEIPENLVGIRRELEKDLPDMKKIVSMVIREIEKISEKYDFVFYKRGMSLPSSAVVSMHFKSPLLVEDTSNLESYIVRYEGFNITTYGDYMRKMSWDETKVLEQIKKLRASFLSQNVKSFICVPIRVLNEVIGFIFCKSSQKVFSVKDALYIDALGSIISEAYIKNKINSVKNTTEMLFPVIDISAGGVRFEVDSIVGKLLRVGDSVRIFTNIEGRDIQVTGKILRIDTTKTSKKLWVAVMFTFVSAEDQEYILSFTTR, from the coding sequence ATGGAAGAAGAGATCTTTGAAACTCAGAAAATAATCTCTTTTCTGAAGAGAGTTAGAAGTATAAATCTTGCGATTGATACAATCTATAAAAATGTCAAGACTAAAAGTTCGGTGAGATATGTGGGTGAATATAGTTTTGAGATATACTGTAAGGAGCCCTTGACTATTACAGAGCCAACGATAGAGCTAGAAATAGCACTTGAGAATAAGATTTACCATATAAAGACAGAGATATTGAACAAAAGAGAGAACATTCTTCTGTTGATGTTACCAACTAGGATAAGCATTTGGACTAAGAGAAAGTTTCCTAGGAAAAATGTTTATGGTAAACTCTACTTAGGAGTATCTTTTATAAAGCAGTTAGATTATCCATCTGTTGCTAGTATGGAAGAGATACCAGAAAATCTGGTAGGTATTAGGCGAGAGCTTGAGAAGGATTTACCAGATATGAAGAAGATTGTGTCCATGGTGATTCGGGAAATAGAGAAAATATCTGAGAAATATGATTTTGTTTTTTATAAGAGGGGGATGAGTTTACCTTCTTCTGCTGTTGTAAGTATGCATTTTAAAAGTCCTCTTTTGGTTGAGGATACTTCAAACCTAGAAAGCTATATAGTGAGATATGAGGGATTTAACATAACTACTTATGGGGATTATATGAGGAAAATGTCCTGGGATGAAACTAAGGTTTTGGAGCAGATAAAGAAGCTTAGAGCATCGTTTTTGTCACAAAATGTAAAAAGTTTTATATGTGTGCCTATAAGGGTCCTAAACGAAGTAATAGGTTTTATCTTTTGTAAATCTTCTCAGAAGGTTTTCTCGGTCAAGGATGCACTATATATTGATGCATTGGGAAGTATCATATCTGAGGCTTACATAAAGAATAAGATAAACTCTGTAAAGAATACTACTGAAATGCTTTTCCCGGTGATAGACATAAGTGCGGGTGGGGTTAGATTTGAGGTTGACAGTATTGTTGGAAAACTTCTAAGAGTTGGTGATTCTGTGAGGATATTTACAAATATTGAGGGGCGGGATATTCAAGTTACTGGGAAGATTTTAAGGATAGATACTACTAAGACTAGCAAGAAACTTTGGGTTGCTGTTATGTTTACTTTCGTATCTGCTGAGGATCAGGAATATATTCTCAGTTTTACTACAAGGTAG
- a CDS encoding OmpA family protein, which yields MKKEPIIIFVFLLFPVFCIHGWEFSWKLSTNEILRVKSFVKQNIYTNNSFVKYVEILNKASIDVKSESISGGKRYYGIEGKFYVFSKDYLYDREFKLEETFLSKYLLEESGRMVISKEHLMPVTRDVPVFVKRNIDLGEEWTYQGKEVHKIGFAEIYDVVEVTFKVHYKFSEITNIDNYQVAVLDIKYGFANAFDRAKVVRYLAGSSETKYYWNISEGKPLFMRESYFFNAIYNNGVSVVYSGTSEGTLEVIRKLEREKEKEILSSLTNVFKNQESVEITKGESEINVSVQDIVFDFNSYKVKQEFVSVLSNFAISLKNYKELDIIVEGHTDDIGSEKYNLELSEARAREVAKILVELGVDPSKVSYIGYGEKKPKVPNNSPENRAKNRRVEIKLIWGK from the coding sequence ATGAAAAAAGAACCTATCATTATTTTTGTTTTCCTTCTGTTTCCAGTCTTCTGCATACATGGATGGGAATTTAGTTGGAAACTTAGCACTAACGAGATACTTAGGGTGAAAAGTTTTGTAAAGCAAAATATATATACAAACAACTCCTTCGTTAAGTATGTAGAAATACTTAATAAGGCATCAATTGATGTTAAAAGTGAGTCTATCTCTGGAGGAAAGAGGTACTACGGTATAGAAGGGAAATTCTACGTTTTTTCTAAGGACTATTTGTATGATAGAGAATTCAAGCTAGAAGAGACTTTTTTGAGTAAATATCTCCTTGAGGAAAGTGGAAGGATGGTGATTTCTAAAGAGCATCTAATGCCTGTGACTAGAGATGTGCCGGTTTTCGTGAAGAGAAACATAGATCTCGGAGAGGAGTGGACATACCAAGGAAAAGAAGTTCATAAGATAGGATTTGCGGAGATATATGACGTTGTTGAAGTTACATTCAAGGTTCATTACAAATTCTCCGAGATTACCAACATTGACAACTACCAAGTAGCCGTGCTAGATATAAAATACGGTTTTGCAAATGCATTTGATAGAGCAAAAGTTGTAAGATACCTTGCTGGCTCATCAGAAACCAAGTATTATTGGAATATCTCTGAGGGTAAACCCTTGTTTATGAGAGAAAGTTACTTCTTCAACGCTATATACAACAATGGAGTATCAGTGGTATATTCAGGGACCTCTGAGGGAACACTTGAAGTTATAAGAAAACTGGAAAGAGAAAAAGAGAAAGAAATACTTTCAAGTTTGACGAATGTTTTTAAGAATCAGGAGAGTGTAGAGATAACAAAGGGTGAAAGTGAAATAAATGTGTCGGTGCAAGATATCGTGTTTGACTTTAACAGCTATAAAGTCAAACAGGAATTTGTATCGGTATTATCTAACTTTGCTATCAGCTTGAAAAATTATAAGGAGTTGGATATCATTGTTGAGGGACACACGGATGATATAGGTAGTGAGAAGTATAACCTAGAACTTTCTGAAGCTAGGGCTAGAGAGGTAGCAAAGATTCTGGTAGAGCTTGGTGTAGATCCCAGTAAGGTATCTTATATAGGCTACGGCGAGAAAAAACCTAAGGTCCCGAATAATTCACCAGAAAACCGTGCTAAAAACAGGCGTGTTGAAATAAAGTTAATATGGGGGAAGTAG